TTGGTAAGGAAGCGATCAACCGGGCGGAGTACTCCGGTCGCCACGACATCGGGACCAGCGGACTAGGCTTTATCGGCAACGTAGTCTGGTTTCTGTTCGCCGGCCTGTGGCTCGCGATCGGTCATGTAATGTCGGCGATTGCGTGCTGCATCACCATCATCGGTATTCCGTTCGGCATTCAGCACCTGAAGCTCGCCGGCATCGCGCTGGCGCCGATCGGCAAGACGATCGTCAGCGTGGAGATGGCGGACGCATCGCGCCGCTACAACGCGCAGGCGGCGGTATCGCGTATGCGCGGTGGATTCTGATCGCGCAGCACACACGATATGCGAATAAATGACCACGAAAGGGCGCAGCGGAAACGTTGCGCCCTTTCGTTTACCGAATTCGTGCATCCGCAAACTGTGACCCCCGCCCACGCTTGAGAAATTTCGTAGTGCTATTACCCATGGACGGGAATCGAGGCTGACCGCACTCAACCTTTTAGGAAAGGGGAGTTGCATGGCTTCTATGAAGAAGTATCTGCTAACGACGGGCGTCCTGGCAGCGTTGATCACCACTGGCTCACTGTCGATCGCATCGGCGGCAGAGCAATCGTTCGATATCGCTGCCGCGGCGCAAGCCCAGGCGGTGTCGTCATGGAACGAGACCATCAGGCAACAAGCGCCGAACGTGGAAGGGTGCTTCCACGCCTCGTTCCCCAGCGCGGGGTGGCAGGCGGAACGCTGTGAAGCGCCGCCGTCTTTCGTGTCCGTGCCGCCGGTCACGAATGGCAATGGCCTGACCACCACCGCGCGCAGTGAAAGCATCTTCACCGTGGGTAACGGCAACGATTACGCCGCGCGCACGGGCAGCCTCACGAAATCGGCCGTGGGCACCTTTCCGACCGTGACCGGCGTAACCACGGGCACGGCGGATTACTCGCTGCAGATCAACACCAACATCGGCAGCAACCCCACCACATGCAGCCAGTTCGGCTATTCCTCGTGCCAGACGTGGGAGCAGTTCATCTATTCCACGGATAGCGACGGCAACTCGGCCAACGGCCGCACGCCGGTCGCCTTTATCCAGGATTGGTTCTTCGCCGGAAGCCAGTCGCAGTACAACTCGGTAGGCTGCCCATCGGGCTGGTATTCGTATCCGGCGCAGTACGCCTGCTACCGCAACAGCAACGCCGTGAGCGTGCCGCTGGTCGCCGTGTCGAACATCGGCACGATCCAACTCACCGGTTCGGCCACCTCGGGCGGTGTGGATACGGTGACCTTCTCGGTCAGCGGCTCAGCGCACAGCGTGAGCCAGACGGCCACCACGTTGAACATCAACCGCATCTGGAACCAGTCGGAGTTCAATATCTTCGGCAACGGTAGCGATAACCCGGTGGTGTCGTTCAACAAGGGATCGCACGTCACGGTGAACCTGGCCGTGAACGATGGCAGCACCTCGGCACCGACCTGCCTGGGCAGTGCCGGCACCACGTACGAGCAGAACAACCTGACCCTGGGTAGCTGCACCGCGACGGGCGGCAGCTCGCCGCACATCAGCTTCGTCGAAAGTAACTGACCGCATGCGTTGCCCCGGGGTGTTTCCCTCCCCGGGGCAACCACTTGCCATTCGTAAGATCAGAACGAACCCGGATCCTCCGTGCGCGACGTATCGGGCGAACCATCCGGGTGGGTGAACCAAGGCAACGTATTACGCCCACGCGTGCAGCCAACGCCATCGGTCGCGGATGTCAGCGTGCCGGTGGTCGTGACGATGTCGCGGCTGTAGCAACTACCCAGGTTATCGCTGAAACGGAACGACTGGGTGCTGGCCTGGCCGGTGTGTCCGGTGACTGCGCCGCCGGAGAAGGCGAGCGTATCGCCCGTGTCGATGTGGTTATCCACATCGCTCCGATACAGCGTCAGGGCGCCCAGCTTCTTCGTGACGTGCCGCGTAAAGCCCTGCGTGACATGGCTCGGCGACGACACGATATTACCGTCCGCATCAAACGCATAGGCAAAGCGCGCCGATAGCGGGAAGTCGTACCTGGCCTCCATCGTGGTGCCGAGACCGAAGGCACCTACGCGCGTCCTGGTCGTGCTGGCAACGGACGCGCGTTGGTCGATGGCCTGCACGTACTGCGTCGCATCGATGGTGAAATCCTGCGCGTTCGTGAAGGCCACCGTCTGCGCGACATCCGTGGTGATGCGGCCGTGCGATGTATCGAGATAGCCCGCCGTGTGGAACGTGCGCGTTGCGCTAGTCGTGACCTTGCCGCCGACCACCCCGTTGGCATCCGTCACCGTGTTTTCGACGGTCGCGGCGGCGGCCTGGCCTTGCAGGGTGTTCGTGGTCAGCGCGCCGGTGAGCTTTTTGCGCCCCTGGTCCTGGTAGACGAACAGGTTGCCGGTAACGGCGAAGTACCTATGGGCGCCCGTCACGGTCAGGGTGACGGTGTGCGGTGCACCGTCGTTGAGCAGTGCGGCAAACGGGGTCAGGTCCACACGATAGGGCAGGAAGTTGAGCGTCTGCACGCCTGGCGTCGGTCGCCACATGTACGGATCGATACCGCCCGTAAAAATCCACGGATACACCGGCGCCACGCCCGCGGCCTGTCCGTCGATGGCAACCTGCGTTTCGCGGAACGCACCGCCGCCGCAGCTTTGCAGTTCATCGGCCAGGTCATCCGGCACGCACGAGTACCAGAACTCATCACCGCCTTGGCCCTGGGCGAACACATCGATATAGGCACGCTCGATGTTGGTTGGCAGGGTGAAGGTGCGCGACAACGTGTCGGTTCCGGTATTCAGCGTGACGGGGCCGCCGGCGCTGCCATCGGAGAGCGGGAATACCGCGTCGGGTGCGTCCACCTTCGGGGCAAGGATGTTGGCCGGGTAGAACACCAGCCGCGCCGATCCGCTGATCACACCGGTATACGTGCCATCGACGATGTTGCCCAGGATGGCCTGGCCACTCTGGGGATTGGCCAGCAGGCTCGCAAAGTCACTGACATCGCGTTCGATGTGCCAGGTGGGCGCCACGGTGGCCGACGGTTCCTGGGTCGTACCGAAGTAGATATTCGCACCACCCAGCCAGAGCGAGGCCGTGCGGTCGAACTGCCGACCTGCGGTCACCGCGAAATCGGCTTCCAGTACCACCTTCGACCAGGCGCGGCCGCAGCCCGTGGGCGGTGCATAGGTGTAAGGGTGGTTAGAGAAATCGGTGAACTGGAAGCCGTTGAACAACGGGACGACGCATGAACGGCCTGGCGGCCTCGGCACCGTGGGATCCGCCACGGCGACATTGGCGGAGCCTGGCACGAACCCAGGTGCGGTAGCCGCGGACGCGGCCACGGTGAAGAACGACGGAAGTACGAGCGCAGTCGCGAGCCGCAATAACTTGCGACTCAGCCCAAGCGTGACAGCCATAGCCACCCCTCACGACAGATTGTCCCCCTGCCTGGGGGAACCTATCAGACTAAGCCGCCCGGCAATACTCCATCAGCAACGACGACGGCAGCCGGCATGCCGGGTGCATCCGGCACAGCTGCACGATGGAGCCGGAAACGCCGCTCATGAGCCCAGGCGTGAACGCATCGCGCGCCAGGCCGCCCACGATGCCGTGTTCCTCGATGCTCGAAAGAATGAGCGGGATGCCATCGGGTGTGCTCTCCGGGACGATGCCCGGTGCGACACGTGCTGCGCGGGCCATTAGTTCCCACGTGCTCAAGTCACCGTGGCAGAGCGTGTGGCTATGGCCCCAGCCACCGCGTGCGGCGGCATCGACCGCGCGGCGCAGGGTATCGAGGTGGCGCGGGTGGTGCGTGCGCTCGTAGAGGTCTGCCGCAGCGAAGCCGATCCCCACGCTGCCGTGACACCACGTATCGGCGAAGTCCCGGCTCTCCGGCTTGCGCACATCCGTCCAGTTGCCTTCTTCGGCAAGGAACAAGGATTCCTCGAAATCAAAAGCGCGTTCCGCGAGATCGAGCCAGCGGTGGCGGTCCACGGCGTCGCCCGCGTCACTGAGGCCCAGCCGCGTTAACGCCCAACCGGTACCCGTGGCTCCGTGAGCGAACCCGCCGATGGGCTCATCAAAAATGGATGCCGGCCAGCGGGCGCCGAGGTGATCGACGATGGCCGACGCTTCGAGCCGCAAACCCGCCCTGCGCGCGAGGGCGAGCCATCGGAGATCGCCGCTCGCCTCCGCCAGATTGATCAGCGGCACGATGGCGCCGCCCACGCCCTCGAGGATGTCGAGCACGCGTTCGTTCTCGATATCCCACGCCTCCATGCGTTCGGCCTGGCGCACCGCGTTATCGAGGAAGCCTTCCCCCGGTCGCAGGTGATCCAGCGTGAGCCACATCTGCACCTGCGATGCGAGGCCGATGAAGCCGCCGATGGCCTCGGGCTCGTCGGTATCCTCGGCGGTGCGCATCACACGCAACACGCCGTGCAGGGCATCGACCACACCATCGACTTCATCCACGCGATCGTGGCGCATCTCCTCGGCATAGCCGGCAAGGGCCAGGGCGATCCCGCCCAGGCCGACATACAGGTTGGGTTGCAGGGTGCGCATGGTCCAGCCGCCACGTCCCAGGATCGGGCTGATCCAGGTCATGGTGCCGTCGTCGCCGCGCACGGAGAGCTTCAGTAACTGCTCCACGGTCTCTCGTGCCATCAGTCGGCGCCGCAGATCCACGTCGTCGGCATAGGGCCGCCTGGCTGAGAGATCGTAGGGTGAGCGCTTGTCGTCGTTGAGGCGCACGTTGAGATGGGCTGTCACCAGCGCGCCACGAATCGTCAGCTCCTCCAGTTCCATGCGCATATCCACCCACGCCTGGAACACCTCATCAAGCTGGGGTTGCGCCAGGATGTTCACGAACACAGGCACATCGCCGTAGCGCAAATCGTCGATTTCACCCGCGATCACGACAGGATCGGAAGGCGCGATGGGTTGGGCTTCGGCATTTCGTGCCAGCAGGTCGCGGGCGCGCTCGATCGCCGCAGGCTCGTCGTGCAGCGAGGCGGGGTGCCACAGCATTCGCATCACTTCCACGTAGGCCTGCGTGGGCCGGCGGATTCGACGGATGCGGCACCCGACGAAGGGCTGCATCAACGCCAGCAGGGTGCCTTCGTGATAGCGGTGCATCAGGTTATCCGTCATCGTGCGAAAGCCCGCGACGATGTCCTCCCAGAAACGCGAAATGTCCGGGTTCGTGCAGGGGTGGTTCTTGCCGATGTCGATATCCACGCTGACCAGGCCGACGCGGGCCCGCGTCGTGCCGCCATCGATAATCTCGGGCACGCGGATCTTTGGCTGCTCGCCCTGCAGGGCGCCGATGGCAGAGATATCGACGCCATCGAGGCCAAGCACCGGGGCGCGGAACGGCACCAGGCCGGTGCGCAGCACGGAGGAGCGAATCAGTGCCTGCGCGAGGTCCACGGCCTGGCCCTTGCCGGTGGGCGGCGTTGGTACCTCAGTGACAAACAGGCTTTCCACATCGACCACGTAGGGCACGACGGACGATGCGATAAGGTTTTCGTAATGGATGTCAGTGCCGCCCAGCAGGCGCATCACGGCGAGCCAGCGACCGATGTTCTGGTAGAACATGCCCAGCTCAATATCATCCACGCAATGGATATGGGCGACATGACGAGCCCAGCCGTAGTCGCCACGATCGAGTACGGCAGGGACCCGGATGCGGCAGGCATCGCCCGGCATCAGGGCCTCCAGGAAATCATCGAGCGCGGCATCCACGCGCAGCGACCTCGGTTTGTACATCAGGGTGCCGCCGGCAAAGGACAGCCGGGCGACGGATTGGCCACCTTCGTGCACATCGCCCTCGCCAAGGTCCAGCGCAACGAGATTGCCCAGGGCGGTGCCTGCGAACACGGCAAGTGCCTCACGATCGCTGGCCAGGCGGGCAAGCAGTGTGGTGATGGCGTCGCATTGCTGGCCTAGTGCGCGCGTAAGGCGTGGGAAAAGCGCGGGATAGCGGCCCTGGAGCGCAGCAATGAATGCGGGTGTGGTCGCGTGCTGAACGAAGACCGCGAAGCCTGCCTCTTCATCAGCCGGTAGCTCGCCACCGAGCCGGGCGGCGTGCAGCTCCAGAAGAAGCACACGGTTGAGCTTGCGGGAAGCATTCTCGACCAGCGCCTGGTCGGCCGTCGCGGCGACGTGGCGCCGTTCGGCATCGCTCAATCCGGGCTGATCGTTGATGGCTGCCGCGAGGCGGTGCCGTGTATCGGCAATAACAAACGCAATGACAGGAGCGAAAGCATTCTGCGATGCCGAAACATCCATGGGGCGGATCCCGAAAGTCCGTGGTCATGCAAAGGAATGAGGAGAGATAGCCGTGGTGGTCGGCCACGGCTATCGGTACTGCCGCTAGCTGTTAGCAGCAGAGACCCGGCCGGGAGGCCGTACACGAGCTGCAGTTCGAGGCCAGCGCCATCTCGGCGTTCACCATCGCGGCCATCGTCTGCGTCTGGCCCTCGGTATAGAGGGAGCCAGCCGGGTTGTCATACCCACCTACGCTATCCGCACCACTCAGCCACCCGGCCAGAATCTTGTCGGTCTGCATGGAACACTCCTTGGTGTGTAACGGGTATGCGCCCGTGGGTGTATCGCCATTCGCAGCGGGCGCGTCCGCGACGGCGCTGGGCGATTCTGCGCCCGGCGGCACGTGATTTACCGAGCACTGCCGTTTTTGCGTTGAGAACGCATGACGCATGTGTGCTGTTCGTCTGGCACGATGCACGTTACCGGCATGCACGGAGCGAAGGGCGCGTCGATGATCGTCAGGCGTTTCATTTACCGGCACCGTGGACTGGTTACGGCCGCCATCGCACTTTCTTGCGTCAGCGCGGTATGCACGATGTCGCTCCTCGCGCATATCAATCGCATCGCGGCCAGTGGCACGGCGCATGGAACGCCGGCACTGGCCGGTGGTCTTGCATGGCTAGCGGCCGTGCTGCTCGCCGGTGCGGCATCGCAGGCGATCCTTGCGCGCCTTGGCGGCGACCTGGTCGCGCAGCTGCGTATGGATTTGTCGCGGCGCTTCATCAAGCTCGAGTACGAGGCGCTGGCGAACGAGAAGCACGCCATCTTCGGTTCGTTGATTGAAGACGTCGCCGCCATCGCGCCACTGGTGCTTGTCGCCCCCATGCTCGCGTACAACGTATTACTGGTGATCTTGTACGCGGCGTATCTTTCGAGCGTATCGGCGTCGCTGCTGGGAATACTTGCCGGCTTTCTCTTCGCCAGTGCCACCGCATCGATCCTGTTGGAGCGATTCCTGCGACAACGTTTCGATGCATTGCGCGAGGCCAACGAAAAACTCTTCGAATACTTCCGCTACCTGAGCGAGGGAAAGAAAGAAATGGCCTTGAACGCGGCGCGCGCGCGGCATGTGGCGGATGCGCTCATGCGCCCCGCCATTGGCCGGGCCCGGCGGCTCATGATCCAGGTCCATGCCGGCCTGGGATTCAACGAGGCGTGGTCGTCCGCGGTCGTCTACGGATCGGTGTTCGTGATTGTCTACGTGGGCTACGCCGCGCTGTCGCTGCCTGCGGAAACCGTAACGCGGTTTGTCATCGGCGCCTTGTTTCTGGGCGGACCCATCGCGTTCATTACCAGCGCGGCACGCCAGGTGGGGGTGGGCACGGCCAGCCTTCGCCATCTGCAGAAAGTAGGTCTCGATCTGGGCGATGACGAGGTTGAGGTGGGTGAAGCACCGCACGTCGCCGCGCCGCCATGGCAAACCCTGGCACTGAGGAACGTGAGCTATGCGTATCCCGGCGAGGGCGAGGGGCGTATCGCGTTGGGACCGGTCGATCTGGAGATTCACCGCGGCGAGTTGCTTTTCATCGTGGGCGGCAACGGCAGTGGCAAATCCACCTTGTTGCTCATCCTCGCGTCGCTACTTTCGCCGCGTACGGGGGACGTGGTCATGGATGGCATGCCTGTCGCCACCCAGCGTGCCGCGCACAGGCAGCGCTTTACCGGAGCATTTGGCGATTTCTTCCTGTTCCCGCACGTACTTGATAACCAGGGCGTGCCGTTACCGGATGAACGGATCACGGCCTTGCTTCACACCCTGGGCCTGGGCGCTCAGGTGAGCGTTCATGCCGGCGAACTGTCAAAACTTACGCTTTCGACCGGGCAGCGCAAACGCCTGGCCTTGCTGCAGTGCTACGCGGAGGACCGGGAGATCTTCTTCTTCGACGAATGGGCCGCCGACCAGGATGTACTGTTTCGCGACTACTTCTACCGCACGCTGCTTCCGGAGCTTAAAAAAAGGGGGAAAACGGTGATTGCCATAAGCCATGACGATCGTTATTTCAACGTGGCGGATCGCGTGGTGAAGCTCGACGCAGGGCAGGTCGTCGCCGTGACCCCACTGGTGGCGGTGGTTCCGGCCTAGGCGATTCTCATGAATCGGAACAGGCTGCTCGGCCGGGCATGCCGAATACGCTCATGACCACGTCATGCGGCTGCTCACTTTCTGACCAACGACGGCGCTACGCTACGGCCTCCACCCAACCGAAGCGGAGTTAGCTATGCGTTCGCCCATTCGTTTTGCCTTGGCAGTTGCTGGCCTTGCATTGTCCTTCGGCTGCGGTGCGGCCATGGCGGCCACCCCGCCATCCACCGGCCTGGGCCAGGCATGGCCCAACGCGGTCGATGCCAGTACCAGCCCGAACTACCACGTGTACGTTTTTGAGCGCCATGGTGTTCGCTACGTGCAGGTGAACGATGCCGCCGGTGTGGTTCGGGCGGCCGTGCAGTACACCGCCACGGGCAATCCCGATACCACCGCGATCTCCGGCCTGCCGATTGGCTCGGATTCCGCGAACGTCGTGACGCCGACCGAGGGCACGCTCGATCCCGCGCAGCCGGCGGGCGAGCAGGTCTACAGCGATGACACGGTGACGGTCACCGCGTCGAAGAGCCCCACGGGTACGGTGAGCCTCCTGGCGGTACCCGTGGATTGCAAGAACCCCGCGGAATGCAGCGTTCGCGGCCCGTGATCCTTAGTGTTTGAGTGCGGCGGCAGATGCCGCCTGGCCGGCGTGGCGGGTTATCCGCGCGCCGGTCAGCAAGCACCCTGAGATAAGCAGGGCGAGCATGACCTGGCTGCGGATCATGGCGGGATCCAGCAGCGCGGTGCCGGTGGCCGCCAGGGCGATGCTGGCGAACATGCCGCCGATAGCGCTCCCGTGCCAGCCATGGCGAACGGTCATGGCGAGCACCGGCAGGAGTATGGCCAGCCGGGCCAACTGGCGTACGCCATCGTTTTGGGTTGCCATGGCAAGCCACGCCAGGCCACCCAGCATGGGCACGGCCCACCCCGTCAGGTCGCGGAGCAGGCGGCTGCGCCAGATCGACGCGACGGTCAGCACCTTTACGGTATCGGCCCGTTCGCGCAGGGCGAGGAGGCACGGCGTGAGTGTCAGCGCACCCAGGTAGGCGCCAAGCAGATACGCCCAGAAGTAAGTGGCTACGGATATCTCGGGCCATTTGCCCGGGTTGGCAGTCAAGGCCGTAACCAACGTGAGCGTGGTCGCCACGGCGGTGATCAGGGCACAGCCGAGCGTAGCCGTCATCATCAGGCCCATGCGCACATGGCCGTGGTCATCGTGGATATGCCAACGACGCCTGAGCGGCAGCATCCATGCCATGCACAGCAGCATGATCGGCGTGGAAGCGGAAAGCGCCCACGCCGCGCCGAAGGTCGACTCGCTCATCAGCGCGCTTTCGACGACGGGCAGCGTTTCGCCCATCGCCAGGGCTACCCAGTAGCGGCGTGGCATGAGCAGCATGCAGGCGAGGCGAAGGCCCGCGGGAAGGATCCAGTGCGAAAACGAAACATGGCGAGCGAGTTCGTAGCAGGCGGCGTAGGCGCCTGCGATAGCGAACTGCTGTGCCCAGGTGGCCCTGAAAGCCGTGCCTCCGTTCACGCCTGCTCCCTCGTAAGTCGGTATTGCTCCAAGCGTGCCATGAACCGCTCCGCAAAATCCTTGCGTGATGCGACCCACGCCACACTTTGGGAAACGTTTGCCGGATCCGCGCGTATGCGGCGAAAGCGATGTGCCTTTCCTAGGAAGTAATGCCTGCGTTTCCTAAGCATAACTACTTAGAACCGCCGCGCGGCTGCCGCGACACCTGATCGCTCGCGTGCCGAATACGCTCATGTTACGCGGCATGACTTGAGCACTTTCTGCGCAAATCGAGAGCTACGCTAGGGACTCCAACCACCACTGCGGAGAACCACCATGCGTACTTTCATTCGTTCGGCTGTTGCTTTCGTTGCCATCGCCCTGTCGTTCGCGAGCGTCTCCGCCATGGCGGTCACCACGCAGGGTGCCTCGCTGGGCCATGCGAATCATGCGGTGCAGGCGTTTGTGCCGGTGAACTGCAAGAACCCGGCGGAGTGCAGCGTCAAGTTCCGCTAAGGCGGAAGCAGCCTGTGCATCACCGGCTTGCGCGTGCGGCCGGTGGTGCGTGGGTGGCGTGACGGGCCACGCGGCCACCTATCAGCAGCGTGCCCGAGATGCACAGGGCCAACACCGCCTGGCAGCGAATCATGGCCGGGTCGAGCAGTGTCGTGCCCGTCGCGGCCAGGGCAACGCTGGCCAGCATGCCGCCCACCGCCGTGCCGTGCCAGCCGTGGCGCACCGCGAGGGCGAACACGGGAAGCAGGAGCGCAAGGCGCGCCAGCTGTCGCAGCAGTTCGTCATCCGTGGCTAGGGCCACCCAGGCCAGGCCGCCACACACCGGCAGGGCCCACGCGACCAGGTCGCGTGCAAGGCGGCTATGCCACACGCTGGCGAAGGTTATGTTCGTGGTCGACGCCGCCCGTGCGTGCAGCGCGAGGATCGTCGGTGTCAGGGTGAGCGCACCCAGGTAGCCACCCAGCATGTACGCCCAGAAGTAGGTGCCCACCGAGATCTCGGGCCACTTTCCGGCGTTGGAAAGCAAGGCGGCTTCGAGGGTCATGCAGGTGGCGACCGCGTTGACCAGGGTGCAGCCGAGCGTGGCTGTCAGCAGCGTGCCGATGCGAATCGAACCGCTGGCGTCATACAGCGGCCAGCGCTGCCGCAGGGGCCGCACTACCGGGA
Above is a genomic segment from Luteibacter aegosomatissinici containing:
- a CDS encoding type 2 lanthipeptide synthetase LanM family protein, whose amino-acid sequence is MDVSASQNAFAPVIAFVIADTRHRLAAAINDQPGLSDAERRHVAATADQALVENASRKLNRVLLLELHAARLGGELPADEEAGFAVFVQHATTPAFIAALQGRYPALFPRLTRALGQQCDAITTLLARLASDREALAVFAGTALGNLVALDLGEGDVHEGGQSVARLSFAGGTLMYKPRSLRVDAALDDFLEALMPGDACRIRVPAVLDRGDYGWARHVAHIHCVDDIELGMFYQNIGRWLAVMRLLGGTDIHYENLIASSVVPYVVDVESLFVTEVPTPPTGKGQAVDLAQALIRSSVLRTGLVPFRAPVLGLDGVDISAIGALQGEQPKIRVPEIIDGGTTRARVGLVSVDIDIGKNHPCTNPDISRFWEDIVAGFRTMTDNLMHRYHEGTLLALMQPFVGCRIRRIRRPTQAYVEVMRMLWHPASLHDEPAAIERARDLLARNAEAQPIAPSDPVVIAGEIDDLRYGDVPVFVNILAQPQLDEVFQAWVDMRMELEELTIRGALVTAHLNVRLNDDKRSPYDLSARRPYADDVDLRRRLMARETVEQLLKLSVRGDDGTMTWISPILGRGGWTMRTLQPNLYVGLGGIALALAGYAEEMRHDRVDEVDGVVDALHGVLRVMRTAEDTDEPEAIGGFIGLASQVQMWLTLDHLRPGEGFLDNAVRQAERMEAWDIENERVLDILEGVGGAIVPLINLAEASGDLRWLALARRAGLRLEASAIVDHLGARWPASIFDEPIGGFAHGATGTGWALTRLGLSDAGDAVDRHRWLDLAERAFDFEESLFLAEEGNWTDVRKPESRDFADTWCHGSVGIGFAAADLYERTHHPRHLDTLRRAVDAAARGGWGHSHTLCHGDLSTWELMARAARVAPGIVPESTPDGIPLILSSIEEHGIVGGLARDAFTPGLMSGVSGSIVQLCRMHPACRLPSSLLMEYCRAA
- a CDS encoding YccF domain-containing protein codes for the protein MRMLFNLLWFVLGGFVMGVGWWLAGLLCMITIVGIPWARACFVIGQFAFFPFGKEAINRAEYSGRHDIGTSGLGFIGNVVWFLFAGLWLAIGHVMSAIACCITIIGIPFGIQHLKLAGIALAPIGKTIVSVEMADASRRYNAQAAVSRMRGGF
- a CDS encoding DUF6229 family protein, whose translation is MQTDKILAGWLSGADSVGGYDNPAGSLYTEGQTQTMAAMVNAEMALASNCSSCTASRPGLCC
- a CDS encoding cyclic peptide export ABC transporter, whose translation is MIVRRFIYRHRGLVTAAIALSCVSAVCTMSLLAHINRIAASGTAHGTPALAGGLAWLAAVLLAGAASQAILARLGGDLVAQLRMDLSRRFIKLEYEALANEKHAIFGSLIEDVAAIAPLVLVAPMLAYNVLLVILYAAYLSSVSASLLGILAGFLFASATASILLERFLRQRFDALREANEKLFEYFRYLSEGKKEMALNAARARHVADALMRPAIGRARRLMIQVHAGLGFNEAWSSAVVYGSVFVIVYVGYAALSLPAETVTRFVIGALFLGGPIAFITSAARQVGVGTASLRHLQKVGLDLGDDEVEVGEAPHVAAPPWQTLALRNVSYAYPGEGEGRIALGPVDLEIHRGELLFIVGGNGSGKSTLLLILASLLSPRTGDVVMDGMPVATQRAAHRQRFTGAFGDFFLFPHVLDNQGVPLPDERITALLHTLGLGAQVSVHAGELSKLTLSTGQRKRLALLQCYAEDREIFFFDEWAADQDVLFRDYFYRTLLPELKKRGKTVIAISHDDRYFNVADRVVKLDAGQVVAVTPLVAVVPA
- a CDS encoding MASE1 domain-containing protein, encoding MNGGTAFRATWAQQFAIAGAYAACYELARHVSFSHWILPAGLRLACMLLMPRRYWVALAMGETLPVVESALMSESTFGAAWALSASTPIMLLCMAWMLPLRRRWHIHDDHGHVRMGLMMTATLGCALITAVATTLTLVTALTANPGKWPEISVATYFWAYLLGAYLGALTLTPCLLALRERADTVKVLTVASIWRSRLLRDLTGWAVPMLGGLAWLAMATQNDGVRQLARLAILLPVLAMTVRHGWHGSAIGGMFASIALAATGTALLDPAMIRSQVMLALLISGCLLTGARITRHAGQAASAAALKH
- a CDS encoding MASE1 domain-containing protein; its protein translation is MNGSTANRATWTQQFAIAAAYAACYELARYLSFSHWMLTAGLRLACLLLVPVRFWPALILGEALPAFENALLNEPQFGGAWALSAAVPMVLLWIPVVRPLRQRWPLYDASGSIRIGTLLTATLGCTLVNAVATCMTLEAALLSNAGKWPEISVGTYFWAYMLGGYLGALTLTPTILALHARAASTTNITFASVWHSRLARDLVAWALPVCGGLAWVALATDDELLRQLARLALLLPVFALAVRHGWHGTAVGGMLASVALAATGTTLLDPAMIRCQAVLALCISGTLLIGGRVARHATHAPPAARASR
- a CDS encoding peptide-N4-asparagine amidase yields the protein MAVTLGLSRKLLRLATALVLPSFFTVAASAATAPGFVPGSANVAVADPTVPRPPGRSCVVPLFNGFQFTDFSNHPYTYAPPTGCGRAWSKVVLEADFAVTAGRQFDRTASLWLGGANIYFGTTQEPSATVAPTWHIERDVSDFASLLANPQSGQAILGNIVDGTYTGVISGSARLVFYPANILAPKVDAPDAVFPLSDGSAGGPVTLNTGTDTLSRTFTLPTNIERAYIDVFAQGQGGDEFWYSCVPDDLADELQSCGGGAFRETQVAIDGQAAGVAPVYPWIFTGGIDPYMWRPTPGVQTLNFLPYRVDLTPFAALLNDGAPHTVTLTVTGAHRYFAVTGNLFVYQDQGRKKLTGALTTNTLQGQAAAATVENTVTDANGVVGGKVTTSATRTFHTAGYLDTSHGRITTDVAQTVAFTNAQDFTIDATQYVQAIDQRASVASTTRTRVGAFGLGTTMEARYDFPLSARFAYAFDADGNIVSSPSHVTQGFTRHVTKKLGALTLYRSDVDNHIDTGDTLAFSGGAVTGHTGQASTQSFRFSDNLGSCYSRDIVTTTGTLTSATDGVGCTRGRNTLPWFTHPDGSPDTSRTEDPGSF